In Carettochelys insculpta isolate YL-2023 chromosome 3, ASM3395843v1, whole genome shotgun sequence, the genomic stretch AAAAGAAATGAATCTTGCAAATGATGGCTCAACATCCAGAGACGTATTTGACTGGGAGTATATTCTGTGGGAAGTCCGTTTGAAGTTACTAGCAGCTGGGTTTTTCATCTACCTTGGAATGTTTCTTCTAGCTCATTGGCTGTCCTCATGGATCAGTGTCAGTTATCGTGCTTTGTCAGCAGAAAAGAAGAGCATCTGGAGCATGGATATTGTACGTGGGGTGTTTGGAGTTCAGTGTTGGATAGCTGGTTTTTGGGCCTTGCATATAGATCCAGTTTTCCAAACTGACAAAGTATATTCACAGCAAAATTGGAGCTGGTTTCATTGCTTCATAGCCTCAGGACACATGTTATTTGATAATGTATTTCTTCTTGTGTCTATTATTGTTTTCGGGAACTCGGACATGATCCTCTTCGTTCACCATTTCTTTGCCTCTGGTGCGCTTTTGGGTCTGATAATTAACATAAAGTCTGGACACTATCTATTCCTGATAGGATTGCTACTTGAGATGATCACTCCTTTCAACTGCATCTTTACATTGCTTTCAAAGGTAAGAGTTTCCTGTATTAAGTATTAATACTAGATGTTTCCATTGTACATTTCTCATTGTCTCCCCTTAAAAAATGCTGCAAAAATTAGCCTCCAAACTGAGAGATAAGTTTTGGGATTGAGGAGGAATGTTTTTTTCAAACTTGAAGTGACTGATGATGAGAATCCTTAATTAGAGCACCATTAAAATACACTacttaaaaacttaaaaaaaaggaagtaaaaaaaaaacctgaacacAGTAACGTTAGAATGGTTGCATGCAGAGAGGGAGAACAGCTTTGAGATCTGCCATCCTGGTAGAGCAAGAAGAAATCAGCCGTGCTTCCCAAACCATAATAAGTGCCAAGCAGTAGGTCTTAGTGGTTTAATCTTTAATTCTAAAATATTGGGATTCTTTAGAACTACAGCCACAAGCCACAGCAACATCACTTCAGCCCTGCTGGGATAGTTTTAAGGAGACGTTAAATATGgagatttttttctgtgcatgtATATGCTAGAGAAGTCAGAAATTCATGGTTTATCTTGGTAGTTTTAGCCAAAACTATCCTTCTGTACTATTATGACATATGCCTTTGTGTGAATATGTGCAACCACATACCAGATGGAGGAAGAGATGCTCTATCCACATGGCTTGCAATGTGGTTTAAAATTCTGCTTGGCAAAAGGTGTTATATAAATGTACCATCTCTTAGCACTCAAAAAAAATGAATGAGAGCATATCTGTATGGCAGCTTGCACTAAACACAACAGGAAAGCTAACTATCTACCTCAGCTATAGAGAACATCGCCTGTCTTATCTTGAAACTGCAGTCCCATTTCTCTTTCTTTGTTGTTGTCTCTTCCAGAGTGGCCGTACCAATACCTTCTTTTGGAAGGTAAACCTGTGGGTACACTATCATGTTCAACACTGCCGTGTGGTCCTTACTTATCACATGTGGTGGGTGTGTATTTCCAACTGGAATAATGTGATGGAAAATTTAGGACTaccacattttattttctttctcatgGGGCTAAGTACACTTACATTTATACTTAATCCATACTGGATATATACATCGACTCCATGGCTTTTTAGATCATTTGACAAGAATTCTCCAAATACAGAACCAAAAAATGGATCAT encodes the following:
- the LOC142010553 gene encoding protein CLN8-like, coding for MIKEMNLANDGSTSRDVFDWEYILWEVRLKLLAAGFFIYLGMFLLAHWLSSWISVSYRALSAEKKSIWSMDIVRGVFGVQCWIAGFWALHIDPVFQTDKVYSQQNWSWFHCFIASGHMLFDNVFLLVSIIVFGNSDMILFVHHFFASGALLGLIINIKSGHYLFLIGLLLEMITPFNCIFTLLSKSGRTNTFFWKVNLWVHYHVQHCRVVLTYHMWWVCISNWNNVMENLGLPHFIFFLMGLSTLTFILNPYWIYTSTPWLFRSFDKNSPNTEPKNGSSGNLNSEMLKKKRK